From Pontibacter actiniarum, a single genomic window includes:
- the gldD gene encoding gliding motility lipoprotein GldD, translated as MSQAKKSNIIKQAKLQVFLWVGLAAGVAACSAEYTPKPKGYNRIDLPSQTYQQLQEEHPYTFEFSKHAKIRPDSSGLAQPHWINIIYPSLGANVQLTYKDIRNSDKMLNNLVEDARKLTAKHQIKAYAIEESEIKIPSGDVAAVFELQGEVPSQFQFYVTDSTEHFLRGALYFKTATQNDSLAPVIEFVKKDIIHLLNTLEWKDK; from the coding sequence ATGTCGCAAGCAAAAAAGAGCAATATCATAAAGCAAGCTAAACTGCAGGTGTTCTTGTGGGTAGGCCTCGCTGCAGGCGTGGCTGCCTGCAGCGCCGAGTATACGCCCAAACCGAAAGGCTACAACCGCATTGACCTGCCGTCGCAAACATATCAGCAACTGCAGGAGGAGCACCCTTACACCTTTGAGTTCTCGAAGCACGCCAAGATCCGCCCTGACTCCTCTGGCCTTGCACAGCCGCACTGGATTAACATTATCTATCCCTCGCTTGGTGCGAATGTGCAGCTAACGTACAAGGATATCCGGAACAGCGACAAGATGCTCAACAACCTGGTAGAGGATGCGCGCAAGCTAACGGCCAAGCACCAGATTAAGGCGTACGCCATTGAGGAGTCGGAAATAAAGATACCCTCCGGCGATGTGGCCGCAGTGTTTGAGCTGCAGGGCGAGGTGCCGAGCCAGTTCCAGTTCTATGTAACAGACTCTACAGAGCACTTCCTGCGCGGCGCTTTATACTTCAAAACAGCTACGCAAAACGATTCCTTGGCTCCGGTAATAGAGTTTGTGAAAAAGGACATCATCCACCTGCTGAATACGCTGGAGTGGAAGGATAAATAG